The genomic segment CACTCAACCGCACCCTGCCCACGCGGCAACCCTACCCAGGCCCACGGACAGCCACCGGAGTCTTCGAGCCACCTCGAATCGGGCCGGTATCCGCCGGATGTGGGATCGCGTGGGGCCGGTCGTCCGTCAGCGGTGCCAGCCGAAGCGCTCCGTGATCGCCGGCAGGCGGTCTGCGGCGAGGGCGTGGGCGGCGGTGCGGGGGGTCGTGCCGTCGGTCTCGGCCCGGGTGAGCATCAGGTCGACGAGGGCGCGCATGGAGTGACGGGTGTGGGTGAACGCCTCGTCGGCGGTGGGGCCGATGTCCCCGAACAGGGTCCACCACCACCAGGCGTTCGTACCGGAGTTGACGACGACGTCGGGCAGGACGGTGACGCCGCGAGCGGTGAGCAGTTCCTCGGCCGCCGGGAGGACGGGCATGTTCGCCGCCTCGGCGATCAGCCGGGCGGTGACGTGGTGGTGGTTGGTGGTGTCGATCGCGTACGAGACCGCCGCCGGGATCAGTACGTCGGCCTCGGTGGTGAGCCAGGCTTCGCCGGACGCCTCGTGGTCGTCGGGGCCGAGTGCGGACCGGTCGACCGTGCCGTGCCGGTCACGGGCGGCGAGCAGTGCTTCGACGTCCAGGCCGGTGGGGTTGGAGATGGTGCCCTTGATGTCGGCCACGGCCACGATCGTGAGTCCGGCACGGGCGAGAAAGCGGGCGGTCGCCCCGCCCATGGTGCCCAGGCCCTGTACGGCGACCCGCGTCCCGGCGTACGGCACCCCGGCCCGGTCCAGGGCCGTGAGCACGGACTCGGCGACGCCGCAGCCGCCGACCAGCTCGTCGAGGCCGATGCCGTCCACCTGGACCGCGAAGGCGTCCGCGAGCCGTCGCCGGGCCGTCCGCTCGTCGTCGAGGAGGGGGTACACCGCCTGGATCGTCGACACGAGGCCCGCCTCGGCCGCCGCGCGCTCCATCAGGTCCTGGGTGAGCCCCAGGTCCTCGCCGGTGGTCCAGAACGTCTCGATGTACGGGCGCATCGCGCGCAGGTAGCGCACCAGGACGCCGTACGCCTCCGGGTCACGGGGATCGCAGTCGATGCCGCCCTTGGCACCGCCGAGCGGGACGTAACGACCCTCGGGGGCATAGTGCAGCGCCTCCTTCATGGTCATGCCTCGGGCGAGTCCGGCCACCTCGTCGAGGGTGCAGCCCGGACGCATCCGCAGACCGCCGCTGGAGACCCCGCGCACCAGCCGGTCCACCACCAGGAAGCCCCGCTGACCTGTGACGTGGTCGGTCCAGGTGAGGGACACGAAGGGGGTGGTGGGCATGGGGCTCCTCGGGGTGGCCTGGGGAGGCCGAGGGGAGAGGCGGAGAGGGGCGAGAGCGGGAACAAGAAGAGCTACTGAAGAGTTGGTCAGTATTGCATCGTGCGGGGTGGGGTTGGACCCGGCGCTGTCGGAGGGGCGGACCATAATGGGATGCCTGAGCGAATCCACCAGGAGGTGCCGTGTCCG from the Streptomyces sp. NBC_00310 genome contains:
- a CDS encoding glutamate dehydrogenase — encoded protein: MPTTPFVSLTWTDHVTGQRGFLVVDRLVRGVSSGGLRMRPGCTLDEVAGLARGMTMKEALHYAPEGRYVPLGGAKGGIDCDPRDPEAYGVLVRYLRAMRPYIETFWTTGEDLGLTQDLMERAAAEAGLVSTIQAVYPLLDDERTARRRLADAFAVQVDGIGLDELVGGCGVAESVLTALDRAGVPYAGTRVAVQGLGTMGGATARFLARAGLTIVAVADIKGTISNPTGLDVEALLAARDRHGTVDRSALGPDDHEASGEAWLTTEADVLIPAAVSYAIDTTNHHHVTARLIAEAANMPVLPAAEELLTARGVTVLPDVVVNSGTNAWWWWTLFGDIGPTADEAFTHTRHSMRALVDLMLTRAETDGTTPRTAAHALAADRLPAITERFGWHR